The window TTTCATAAGAAGCACCTAGAGATACATCATTGAATTCTATATTACTTGAGCCGTTTGTTTTAACCTTTCTGGTAGAAAAGTATTCAGATTTTGTATTAATGTTTTGTATTATATTGTACCATAAGTTTGTGTTATTCCCTACAAATATTTCTGAGATCTCGAATATGAAGTTACTGTCATCCGTTTCAGATACAATGTCTTCGTAAATTTTTACATTACTATTGTTGCCTAAGAATATCATACTGTAGAAAGAACCTAGCATTGTATTTTTTACTTTTTTTGTTATTTTTACAGATGTCTCAGTATCCTCTGGGATGTAAATTAGTAAACCACTTTTGATAAAAGAAATACCGTAAGATACAAATATAGAATCTTCAGGTGATAGTATGCTTAAGAAGTTTTGATATGTAAAGTTATCCTCTCCAGCTAAGCTTAAGTATAGGTCTTTGACAAAGAATCCCTTTTTCACTATTTCTTCTCCTACTCTTGCTTTTGCAGTTGGTGTTTTGTCTAATTCAATTGTTACATCTACTATTGGATCAAAAACTATTTCAAAGCTTATTTTGGTAAAGTATAGCTGGGTATCATTTGGTATTCTATTTGAAAAATCAATGTTATATTTAGGGTTTGATTTTGCGATTATAGGTAATTTGGTATTGCCCCAAGATTCTAGATCGTTTCTAGATTTTTGTACTACGTTCATTATTCTATCGTTATAATTCAGAAAATTAGTGTAGTTCATACTTTACCTCCTAATATTTTACTTTTCTTGCTCCGACATCTACGGAGTCTTCTAGTTCCATTTGTATGAGTCTGTTAAGTTCTACAGCATATTCAAGTGGTAGTTCTTTTGTAAATGGTTCAATAAATCCATTAACTATCGTTAGTAT of the Brevinematales bacterium genome contains:
- a CDS encoding SufD family Fe-S cluster assembly protein; amino-acid sequence: MNYTNFLNYNDRIMNVVQKSRNDLESWGNTKLPIIAKSNPKYNIDFSNRIPNDTQLYFTKISFEIVFDPIVDVTIELDKTPTAKARVGEEIVKKGFFVKDLYLSLAGEDNFTYQNFLSILSPEDSIFVSYGISFIKSGLLIYIPEDTETSVKITKKVKNTMLGSFYSMIFLGNNSNVKIYEDIVSETDDSNFIFEISEIFVGNNTNLWYNIIQNINTKSEYFSTRKVKTNGSSNIEFNDVSLGASYERIDDRVYIEGQNIELKYTGIYFTNGSQKYDILVTARHRGLHQGADIIVKGVLDDKSKVYFNGTLKVEEKLKSINSYLGGHSLHLSSECKSDSIPSLEIDSYDVKSGHAASLTQLDEEKLFYMMSRGLSEYEAKKAIVQGFIEGAVRRITDKEFGLKVKKYLKEKGLDVVDVELEVY